One window of the Octopus sinensis linkage group LG3, ASM634580v1, whole genome shotgun sequence genome contains the following:
- the LOC115209383 gene encoding transport and Golgi organization protein 6 homolog, whose amino-acid sequence MESQLTITIEAMEILVSPGKWEILNKESSNFDELDFLLQNSFENFCGKLCKDAKFQSLNSFYTRRQAHYFSSESSLKWKFASTCLILNEALLIILQDLTRNDKVEKLNSKDTAPSDILSIMQQKVFSRTIQFIIYLGVYPYFAKGVGIPLQQRSDYGSLLLSCKPEAKSILERQFRLLQVARLFSVCLNRTSLGSLLLSRHLGDCLAVIFQLCYGVKKYPPQKPSPTETENNIDLRKLSSNYLIESLMSGNINYCDVFPSKTTAEITNNPSSSRSCNPMETSRENVTSHALVTVEDITFCQKFLEKLINGSYQPSLVRELVFLQGVPAPKLLKKLNERNSDIKFSPSNFSPAPQWLKNACSLNLTKILLKPNGVLYIVQGMLDASLSDSKNPIDEDKICDGISKVIANIPLNEEVDNYYNLILPQVNALLKCNDMEMSQQYLRVACCTMNIVCKQQPDIFEEYCLRYIFGPFYTCTGYLHKDTTLQGASVINESEFSKCLQNCHKIFVLGCEPHSYLLTNLKQFIHVIFCLFCWNDAPINVKKLSEELLLTYLKFLDEKNAVMCLKSFIFSTTNKVSQFKIPLMHACLDFIVESNGAVSVVFDDKKKRQYDFFSEDSDMIDNLMDLLDKIKPNKLSENLFIDMLQSLTQALTSKVSSCSKFPENLDKNSLDINPQSFSCNSDEIFYQLKILTFIAAIYEKQNFSSKSNTKYILEFIKAALAKCCCKANENEFDFESIFTNEILTMSLGLLTAVVASAMEMSNEEQNSMRTFIPLLQNVITSTDDHSIKSMASSLRIAVATYGAVWPDMDSAVMLDNEQSTKTTDSKKDQKLIEIIENSSQEPCENKTVLGNKAALFSTDKSVDQSLERENKEKHLCQPDSNTIVSNIDEISTKDSNRSNLKNSLPENNTLQPKFATANTFKMSYNFPKEKDSHLSELQSALKDTYDSLVPVQGHGLIVLTQLIQNKDEETLKKQDLILHIFEEKLTHPDSYIYLSAVKGLSVMADHFPNKVVPRIIKLFQDPESEIHNGEAVSSELKIKLGECLVKVTQGLGETVVKFKNILLNAFLQGTKDNDFLVRASCLSNLGEVCKLLRFSLGNVIYEIFSCCSSLAKHDSSAEVRAAAVLLITQLLQGLGKDTFVLLEDILKDLYKLLKSIKSEEHNEAVKLQTNLALNELHDLVKDALFPKQVLTKRIRVLDYTHGVDIPIPPKNAFLKQLVNKINSKKFLRN is encoded by the coding sequence ATGGAATCTCAACTGACAATAACTATAGAAGCAATGGAAATTTTGGTTTCTCCTGGCAAATGGGAGATCTTGAATAAAGAGTCATCAAATTTTGATGAGCTGGATTTCCTACTTCaaaatagttttgaaaatttttgcgGCAAACTCTGTAAAGATGCCAAATTCCAAAGTTTGAATTCATTCTATACCAGAAGGCAAGCGCATTATTTCTCATCTGAATCTAGTCTTAAATGGAAATTTGCATCTACCTGCCTTATTCTCAACGAAGCTTTATTAATAATTCTTCAGGATCTCACTCGGAATGATAAAGTAGAAAAGTTAAATAGTAAAGATACTGCTCCTTCTGATATACTGAGCATCATGCAACAGAAAGTGTTCAGTAGAACTATCCAGTTTATCATTTATCTCGGAGTTTATCCTTATTTTGCTAAAGGTGTTGGCATTCCGCTACAGCAAAGATCCGATTATGGTTCGTTGTTGTTATCTTGTAAACCGGAGGCTAAATCAATACTAGAAAGACAGTTTAGATTATTACAGGTTGCTCGCCTGTTTTCAGTTTGTCTCAACCGAACGTCGCTGGGTAGTCTACTCTTGTCACGTCATTTAGGAGATTGTCTTGCTGTGATATTCCAGTTGTGCTATGGAGTTAAAAAATATCCTCCACAAAAGCCCTCTCCGACTGAAACGGAAAACAATATCGATTTGAGAAAATTATCTTCTAACTATTTAATTGAAAGTTTGATGTCTGGAAATATAAATTATTGTGATGTTTTCCCTTCGAAAACGACAGCCGAAATTACAAACAACCCAAGTTCTTCTAGATCGTGTAATCCAATGGAGACAAGTCGGGAAAATGTCACAAGCCATGCTCTTGTTACTGTCGAAGACATCACATTTTGTCAAAAGTTTCTTGAAAAACTGATCAATGGGTCTTATCAACCATCTTTGGTTAGGGAACTTGTATTTTTGCAAGGTGTCCCAGCACCAAAACTTCTTAAAAAACTGAATGAGAGAAATTCTGATATAAAATTTTCCCCTTCTAATTTTTCACCAGCTCCTCAGTGGCTAAAAAATGCTTGCAGTTTGAATTTAACAAAAATTCTTCTTAAACCTAATGGAGTGCTGTATATTGTTCAAGGTATGCTTGATGCATCACTCTCAGATTCCAAAAACCCAATTGATGAAGATAAAATATGTGATGGTATTTCAAAAGTGATTGCTAACATTCCTTTGAATGAAGAAgttgataattattataatttaatactGCCTCAAGTAAATGCATTACTTAAATGCAATGATATGGAGATGTCACAACAATACTTGCGTGTTGCCTGTTGTACAATGAATATTGTTTGTAAGCAACAGCCAGATATCTTTGAAGAATACTGTTTACGGTATATTTTTGGTCCTTTTTATACTTGCACTGGGTATTTACATAAAGATACAACTTTGCAAGGTGCATCTGTAATTAATGAAAGTGAATTTAGCAAATGTCTGCAAAATTGCCACAAAATCTTTGTTCTTGGTTGTGAACCACACTCTTATTTGTTAACCAATTTGAAACAATTTATccatgttattttttgtttattttgttggaaTGATGCACCTATCAATGTTAAAAAATTGTCAGAAGAACTTTTATTGACTTATTTAAAATTTCTTGATGAGAAAAATGCAGTTATGTgtttgaaatcttttattttcagcaCCACAAACAAAGTCTCTCAATTCAAAATTCCTTTAATGCATGCTTGTTTAGATTTTATAGTAGAGAGTAATGGTGCTGTTAGTGTTGTTTTTGATGATAAGAAAAAGAGACAGTATGATTTCTTTTCAGAAGATTCAGATATGATTGATAACCTAATGGATttgcttgataaaataaaacccAATAAATTATCAGAAAACTTATTTATAGACATGCTTCAGAGCCTTACTCAAGCATTAACTTCAAAAGTGAGTTCATGTAGCAAATTTCCAGAGAATTTAGATAAAAATAGTTTAGATATAAATCCTCAGAGCTTTTCATGCAattctgatgaaatattttatcaattgaaAATTCTCACTTTCATAGCAGCAATTTATGAGAAGCAGAACTTTAGTAGTAAGAGTAATACTAAATATATACTAGAATTCATCAAAGCTGCTCTAGCTAAATGCTGCTGTAAAGCTAATGAAAATGAGTTTGACTTTGAAAGCATTTTcacaaatgaaattttaactATGTCCCTAGGCCTTCTGACAGCTGTTGTGGCAAGTGCCATGGAAATGTCTAATGAAGAACAAAATAGTATGAGAACAtttattccccttcttcagaATGTGATTACGAGTACAGATGACCATAGTATTAAATCAATGGCATCTAGCTTGCGTATTGCTGTTGCCACATACGGAGCAGTTTGGCCTGATATGGACTCAGCTGTTATGTTAGATAATGAACAATCTACAAAAACTACAGATTCTAAAAAAGATCAAAAACTTATAGAGATTATTGAAAATTCTTCACAGGAACCATGTGAGAACAAAACTGTTTTGGGGAACAAAGCTGCTTTGTTCTCCACTGACAAGTCAGTAGATCAGAGTcttgagagagaaaataaagagaaacattTGTGTCAGCCAGATTCCAATACCATAGTATCCAACATTGATGAAATATCTACCAAAGATAGTAACAGATCAAACCTGAAAAATAGTCTACCTGAAAACAATACATTACAACCAAAATTTGCAACAGCTAACACTTTCAAGATGAGCTACAATTTCCCCAAGGAGAAGGATTCTCATTTGTCTGAGTTACAGTCAGCATTAAAAGATACGTATGATTCATTAGTGCCTGTTCAGGGTCATGGACTAATTGTATTGACAcaactaattcaaaacaaagatGAAGAGACTCTCAAAAAGCAAGATCTTATTTTACATATCTTTGAAGAAAAATTGACCCACCCAGATTCCTACATCTATCTTTCTGCTGTGAAAGGCCTATCTGTTATGGCTGATCATTTTCCTAATAAAGTGGTACCGAGGATAATTAAATTATTCCAAGATCCTGAATCAGAAATCCACAATGGTGAAGCTGTTTCATCTGAGTTGAAAATCAAACTCGGAGAATGTCTTGTAAAGGTGACGCAAGGACTTGGTGAAACTGTggtgaaatttaaaaacattttactcAATGCATTTTTACAAGGTACAAAAGACAATGATTTCTTGGTGCGTGCTAGCTGCCTATCTAATCTTGGTGAGGTTTGTAAACTTCTCCGCTTCTCATTAGGCAATGTTATTTATGAGATATTCTCTTGCTGTAGCAGCTTGGCAAAACATGATAGCAGTGCTGAGGTGCGAGCTGCTGCAGTTCTTTTGATTACACAGTTGTTACAAGGACTTGGAAAAGATACTTTTGTTCTTCTAGAagacattttaaaggatttatataaattattgaaatctatTAAATCTGAAGAACACAATGAAGCTGTTAAATTACAAACAAATTTGGCATTGAATGAACTCCATGATCTCGTAAAAGATGCCCTTTTTCCAAAACAAGTTCTCACCAAAAGAATTCGTGTATTAG